The Lolium rigidum isolate FL_2022 chromosome 2, APGP_CSIRO_Lrig_0.1, whole genome shotgun sequence genomic interval TGCCAACTCGTGAGGTGAATCATGTCAATATAGCCACAAGAAAAACATGAACCGAACTGTAAGCACCGGAACAAAAGGTAAAACCGATCACTCACATATACGTGCAATCAATTGGTTCAGCAGAGCTTCTTCTTTCTGAATTCAATCGCTGCCAAAGCTGAGGAGAATCATGTGAACATAGACACAAGAAAGATTAGGAACAAAAGCGGTACTGAAACAAAATGTAATCGGAACACTTACATTGGTTCAACATACCTGCAATCCATTGGTTCCACAGTTCAACATAGTTTCTCTTGAATTCATCGACAATATCAAGTATGAGAAAGAAGCAAACCTAGTAGTAAGGGTACGGAAATAAAATTGGTAGCCAAGTTCAGCAGATAATCAGAATAGGCATGCCAATTATAAACTACAAATCCCCAAATCAAAGCTACCCCTAGTACAAACCTGCAAAGAATTCACTTAGGAGACCAAACGACCAGGAAAAGGCCATTATAAACCTCATCTCGTGGGAGCAGCAAATAGCATATGTCATCTCACCGAAATGCGGAAGCTAGAGGCGTGGATGGTATAAAAATGGTTATAACAACTTTCAAGGCAGTTGGCCCAAAGAAGCAAGATCGGCATTGGACTAATTGGGGGAGGAATTCTACATGGGGACAGCCCCTAATGAAAGCAAGAACGGCGAGGGGGATTGGCGTGAGTCGCGTGACGCCGGTTTGCCGATGGTGGCAAGTAGAACGGGCAACGCGGATGCGGCATGTATACCTTCCCGAATCTCGACTTCTTGAGCACGCCGCCGAGAATCTGCGCCGCAGGCATACTCCTCACCGACCGCCTCCTCTGCTTCTGGCCTCGGCGACTCGATCCGTCTCCGGCAGGTGGTGGCGGATGGAAGACGAGGGTGCACGGCGCCGTCATTCCAACAGCGAAATCGTTCAGCGGAAACATCGCACTAGGCGCTCCTTGGGCTGGGTCAACTTTCTTACCTCGCGGCTGCAAGGCCCATGACAGCTTCACAAGTTGGCCCGGTTAACGAGAATGCACCGGGATCAGTCGGCGGAGTAGCAGCCTCATCACGTTTGGGCCGCCCAATAGTGCGAAGTTCCACGAGGACTGAGTGCCAACAACGACCCAGTACGGCCGATCGATCTGGTACGTTGGCATGCCTGATCGGATGTCTGAGGGCTCCAAATCGCTGTGATTCCTCCTAAGTAGTTCCATCTTACTGTTAactaattatagatacgtttgagacatatcagctGTTCACAGGAAAAAGGCAGGCCAAGTTACATGTCTTCTCCACGAACGAAGACAGTCGCTCCTCGGAAACCTAGCCGTCTCCACTTCAGCCTATTCTATAGAACGGTTCCCCCTCTTTCAATTGGCTTCACCGACGTCGAAATAGTTGGTTTCCCGCAATGGAAATAGTATCGTATGCAATAAGTGACCTTCAGTCTTTCATTCGACGATGAGATCTCCTTCCCGATATTAATGGTGGTGTTAAAAGATTACAATTCTCGAGGGTTTAACAATCGAATAAGGGTTAAGCGTTACGTAGTACCTGAAGCAAAGGGAGCCCATGACTTTAAGAGGTAATTTCTCTACTCTTACAAGAACTTATGCTTCGGatgtattttcatataaaaacttGCAAGAATACCCGTGGTGCACCACTTTCATGGTGCACCACGAGTAAGTTACCAGCCGTGACGAACTGTCCTTTCCATGTGTCACGGGTAATCCACCtacttatttttcttttcttactAGTGAGCACGCGACCCTCCATGGCTTAGGTGCGATGGTGGAGCGCGCGGGAGGCATCGGGCGAAAGAGGGTACCTCTGAGCGAGGTGACCATCCTGCACGAGGCGAGGGTGAGCCTTAAGCGGCATTAGCATGCAGAAGTCAATCACGTACTacgtccatcccaaggcttaaggcttatatttttgaaAAAAAGTCAAACAAAGTAaattttgaccaaacttttagaagaatatacgagcaaatataatattttgtagatacaatatgaaaatatatttcattatctatctaatgatattgattttgtacttttcatgttaatgatttttcatAAAAaattagtcaaacttgacatagtttgactttctggaaaaaaaaataggccttaagccttggaatggaggtagtatgtaaTAAACCCTTTTGATCATGAATTCATGTCTCCTTTATGATTTTCTCTATTCAGAAATGAAAGCCTTGCTCGAGTTTTTCTTGTTCTACACTTATACCTTTGTGGATCTGTATGCTGCATAATCAATATTTTTGTGTTACTTTGTTAAGCGCAACATCACAAACTGAAGTGGAAGAAATATTTCTGTATTTTTTCCGGGGTTTTAGCAATACACTTGGAGTCCAGGATGTAATTTTTTGAAATAGATGAAGTTAAGGATATGAATAGAGAAATGCAATGGGAGTTTGGGACGGCGATCTCAACGTGTATGGTCTTATGGAGGCGTGATGGGCTGATCGAATTGGGGTGCGGTCAGGCTCCTAAGGACTTTTTTGCTAATAATTTGTTTTCTAAAAACTTCGTTGCAAAGTTTTCGATCCAACATGACACACCAAGTGTCAGCCTCACAACGTTTTGTATCAATTTGGACCCGAAGTGGAAGTTTGTGTACCACAAGAACACATCTTGCAAGTTTTTTTGTATAAAAATGCACCCAAAGTGCAACTTTACGAGTAGTGCAATTACCTTTGACTTAACTTTACCTGAAGGGCACTTGAAACGCGAGTCAAATGGCTCATATTTCTGCTTCCAAACAAATACTGTGTACATCTCTAAAAAAAAACAGTACTCTAATGATACTTGCTCCAATCCGTAGTGCTTGAACTCAAACTACGACAAATATTATGGATCGGAGTATATTATAAATCGCTCTAGTACATCAAGAATAGAAGTTCCATCtgatcttttatgttgttcataCGTACGTATTGTGAGATAGATTTGTGAATACTAATAAAAATGTTGATGCTACCTGTGAAAATGTTTCGTAGAATCACAAAAAGAGGTGCAGGACTGCACTCTATGTGAGCTGCATTATCTAGCGGTCCAGCTATATACTATGCTGGAGCTGAAGAAAAGGCAGTGGCagacacttggcaagcacgatgagATCCGTTCCATGAAGAATACAATGCAGACGCAGCGTATGGAAATGGTATATTTCCTCCGCTATAATCAGGAAGGAACTCAGGACGGGAGCAAGGAGCTGCGCGCCCGGCGATGGCGCGAGCCGAGGGACCACCGGCCACCGCCTGACAACGACCTCTTCATCTGGCACAAATGTCCAGAGCCCGATGGCAGCTCGCAGCAGGCGGCACCACCACCGTTCCCCGGGATATCTTTACCGCTCTGCTGCCTGGCGGACACTACCGAGGGATCCATCGAAACCACGCGGCGAAAATCCCGCGCTCTCCGGCGCTGCGGCTCCGGCGAGCTCAACTGGTCGCACTGATCGATCTGCACGCGCAGCTCGTCCTGCTCGTCCTGCCGTTGACCCGGCTGCTCGTGATCCAAGGTTTCAGTGCCGCTGGAAGCCTGTTCGGCGTGGGCAGGAGATGCGTTGGAGTCGGCGGCGCCAGCTGCGGGGTCGTCGTCCAGGACGACGTGGGCGCGGCAGAGCGGGCAGTTGACGTGGGCGCGGAGCCAGGTGGCGATGCAGGGGGCGTGGAAGGCGTGGGCACACCTGGGGAGCAGGCGGAGGAGCTCGCCGTCCAGGAACTCGCCGAGGCAGACGGGGCAGTCGGCGGCGCCCAGCACGGTGCCCGGTCGGTACCGCGTGAGCGCGATGGACTCGATCGCCGCCTCGTCGAGCCCCACGGTCCGGATGTGCCACGCGTGGTGCTGCACGGCTTCGTCCTCGGGAGCGCCGGCTTCGACGtccgtcgcggcggcggcggccggctggGTGCCGTCCGGTTGGACACCGGCGAGAAGggactgctgctgctgccgccggagCCTCCTGCGGCGGATGAAACAGTAGATGGACAGGGacgcgaggaagaggaagaggacgacgaaggCGGTGACCACGAGCGGGGTTACCAGGTGGCGGCTGCCgttggaggagggaggaggaggaggagaaggacactCGTAGTCGTCGGCGTCGTAGCTGCCGGGGCAGGGCTGCTTCAGCAGATCAGGTGGCATCGGGTCGGGGATGAGGGGACGCGCGCAGTAGGGCGACGGCGGGAACGAACGAGGAAGGGAGGTTGCTGTTGCTTGCGCTTCTCTGCAGACGCGTTTCCGGGAGCAGTGAAACCGCGGGCGTGGCCGTGAACTAGTAAAAGGGGCGGTGGGTGGCCATGACCAACTTGCCGGTGCCGGTGGAGTCAAGTGTCGCCGTGCGCGTGGAAAAACTCCGATCCTGTGTTCCTGTGGGCGTCACCGGCGCATGACATCACCTGATCTCTTCTCTGGGCTGGAGAACACTCTGCTGACGCCTACAATGACATGGCAGTTCCTGACCAAATCAAACCTAATGCAAAAGAAAATTCTCACATAATCGCCCCAGACATCAGCGACAGCGAGGAGGACTACCTTTCTTCCTCTTCACCCTTCTCCATCCATGACTGAACTCCCGTTGGAGTAGCGTTGATCAACAGTGGTTGTTATCCTTCCAGCATCCCAACCCAGCGATGAGCCTAGTTCAGTTTACAAGCAAGTTTCGGCAACTTGGCAGTTTGCCCAGACTTGTATTGCCCAATGGCAGTGAACAAGTAAGTCGTGCTTTCCCGTTCCATTATTGTTCTGATtatagtttaaatttgaattaaaacaacgACAAGAATTATAAAACGTAGAAAGTAGAAAGGAGCACTCCCAACTACTCCTATAGTCATATGCATTTAATCCAATCAAGCTTTCGGAGGGAGATTAGCTTTCTGAACTTATTTACAAAACTGCAGATAATCTTTTACAACTCCAGCAGCATGAATTGCAAAAACTGTGATAATACAACAGTTCCAGTAATGTAAACCTCCATTACGATGGGACTGCATTATATTGCGTATATTTACAACAATGGCTTACCCGAGGATTACCAAGAAATTAAGGGATGATTTATTATTCCTATTAGCCGGTACTAGCTATCTTTCAACCTATCATGACCTGAAAAACAACTCACCTCAGACACATGGTCTGATATAATCTCAGAAACTCGACCGTACAAGAACAGCACCCGCTAAAATGTGAATGGAAGCAAGTCCAGTAGGCCTAGTGCTTCTAGTCTGAGCTGGTGCTTTGGGTCTGACTGTTTGCCTGGCGGTTGGAGTATACATGCCCCATTTTTGTTCTTTTGGTCTCCAGGTATCTACGATTCTCCGTGGTTATTGGAGTTACCAGGGGCACCCTGCCCACAATGCTCAAGCCGTAACCCTTGAGACCGATATATTTTGCAGGATTGTTAGTCATCAACCTCATTGAACGGACTCCAATATCGCGTAATATCTACAGAGAATAAGTGAGAAAAGTCAGTAATTCATTGGATACATCAAGAAACTCTATGTTAACACTATAATACCAAGGATGTAGCAGAAAAGGTTAGTAACAGCAAAATAATGAAGAGAATATGCACGATGGCCAGCCCAGGCCATCAAAGCATAAACACTTTCACAGATAAAATCTACAGTTGTCTATATTGCATGAATCAGTTCAATGTGTCATAGGAAGCATTTTGAAATGCAAGTAAAAAAGTATCATATGATGCACATGGGGGATCATGTACGTAAGTACATTCTCACCTGTGCACCGATCCCGTATTCCCTCGAGTCCACAGGCAGTCCTAGTTCCTCGTTAGCCTCCACCGTGTCACGCCCGTCATCTTGTAGGTTATATGCACGAAGCTTGTGACCCAGACCAATGCCCCTCCCTTCATGTCCACGAAGATAAACTAGTACACCCCTTCCAGCTTTCTCAATCATCTCCATAGACATTGAAAGCTGGTCACCACAATCACATCTTGCCGATCCAAAAATGTCTCCTGTGAGGCACTCAGAATGGACCCTCACTAAAATATCTTGACCATCGCCAATATCACCCTGTTGGTTGTTAAATAAGGCATGGATAAAATCAGGTTTTATGACGGAAATAAACTACCTGACCTAACAACCAAGTCCTACAAAAGCATTATATATCTTCAGTGACTTACTTTCACCATCGCGATATGCTCGATCCCATCAATAATAGATCTGTAGCAGTAAGCACGGACATTGCCCCATCTCAAAGGTAAGCGTGCAACAGATGCACGTTCAATTAGCCTGTCTCTTTTTCTCCTATATCTGTAAAGTAACTTCTGTGAGCAAAGGGGACAATGAAGAAAATGGGGCTAGTATCACCTTCACGAGTCATAAATATAAAAAAGGCTTTCTTTTTTTATTGAACCGTAGCAACTAGGAGAACACATGGTAGTAAATTCACTTCATATCGGAAAACAATTTTTAGAAGCTTTTTATGTCAGCAAAATAGTCATATTGAActcaaggaaaaaagaaaagtattCAGTACTTGCAATTCATAAAAAATGACTGTAACTATTAGAGAAACCTTGAGGTAAAAAGAATAGTATTAAGTGCCAAAGGAACTATTAGTGACCTATATATGGACTAAACAGCAATCAAAACTCTGTAGGCTATTGCAGGAATTGTCAGGAGCATAGAGGTGTTTAACAGACTTACCTAATCAAGTCAGCAATCGATATTATCTTCAAATTTTCCCTTTCGGCAAACACACGTAGCTTGGGTAAACGGGCCATTGAGCCATCCTCATCCACAATCTCACAGAGTACTCCTACAGGAGGTAGCCCAGCCAGCACAGCAAGATCAACGGCTGCTTCAGTGTGCCCAGCTCGTTTCAGAACACCACCCTCTCTGTACTTCAGAGGAAAAATATGGCCAGGCCTGTTGAAGTCTTGAGGTTTTGAGTCAGGAGATGCAAGAGTCATGACTGTCTTTGCCCTATCTTTTGCAGATACCCCCGTCGTTGTGCCTTCTTTAGCATCCTAGAGAACGCAGTAGATAAATTCTATCTTAGTAGCACGTatgtatcatcatcatcacattatcaaAAAAGTATGTATCATCAGAAAAGTTAGTTAGGGAAGACTAACACATAGTTCATTACTATTTCTTCCAAAGTGATACTACGAAATTAGTAATGATCTCTATTTGTGCCTTTATCGTTATAACAATTTAATAAGATGGAAACCAAAGAAGAATTATAAAAGggaaggccaattttgcaaaaacCAGGGGTTGAAAAGCATTAAATTGCATTGCATTGATATGCACTTGTACCACAGACCTTCATATCTAATACTTGGGATAATTATTTGCTAGCTGCTACTATGCACAATTAACTTACCTAATCTCAAATGTGAGATGAAAATACAAGCAACATAATAGTATAGTGATGGTCTGCTAACTAAATATCCATCTAAAGTACAAAGGATTCTCATCTAAAGTGGCAGCATGTGTATTTCTGCTTTCGTAGTGGAAACAGGTGGTAAGAAATGTTGCCCATATAACACAAAAACTTCATATCCTAGTGTTGGCACATGACTAAAATAGCAACATACCACAGTAATGGTGAATGCAGTACAAAGCTTCTCTTCATTTTCCTTTGATGAAACCATCAAAGGAAGGTTCAATCTTTCCAGGTCATCTTCTTTCATGCTAACACAAACAATTCCTGTGCTATGCCTAACAATAAAAGCCATAGCCTCTGGGGTAACCAAAGAAGCAGCCAATATAAGATCCCCTTCATTTTCTCTTGATTCATCATCGACGGCAATCACGAGCTACAAGAGCAAACCCAATGTCAGAAAAAATACCATGTGGCAGCAAGAGATCTTGTTAGAAAGATTGACAGTGTCAAGCAAAGAATTGCAAGGCATACTAACTTTTCCTTGTCGAATGTCCTCGATAGCATCCGCAATAGACGCGAAGCCCTCGGTTGGGCTATCCAGATCAAGTTCGGCGTCGTCTTCATCGTTTAAGAACGTGTCCGCTAGGGCCACACGCGACAGTTCAGTGGAAATGATTTCTGCTGCAGCGACGGAACCCAGCGGGAGATCAGAGTCCGCGGTTGGATGGTCCTGGCCTCGCAAAGAAGTGCTCTTTCGTAGCAGCGTGTCGTCGTTTTCCGAGTAGCCGTCGGCTGGAAAACCGACATTCTTTCTCAAGGATGCTGCTATCGTCAGTCCCGGGGATTTCATGTTGGCATTTCTTGAATTTGCGGGAAACGAAACCAATCCCTTTGTTTCCTTGGAGACATCACTGCTTCTCAAGAGCTGCACCCTGCATTTGCACAGAAAGGGGGAGATGGATCAGACACATCAGTCTCAATTGTTCGATTCAGTAGATTAATTATGTCCAGAAATTGGCAGGAGCGTGCTTTTCAGAAATTTACAGTCTTGTTGGCTTTTCCTCACCGAAATTGCTATCGATAAAGCGGCAGGAAAAACATTAAGTACAAATATATGGAAGTACCTAGGTTGCACATTTGCAAAAGAAAAAATGCATGCGCATAGTTTGAAAAGGTGTAACTAGCCAAATTCGGTTGGATAAGGAATCAAAGCCTGGGACGGTTGACTCAAAAAGAGGCATTTCCTTTTTTGCTGTTGTTATCGGAATCttaaaactttctttttttgtCTTCTTACACGACAGAGTTGCAACCGAAATTAACTCATTCATTCATCCATTAATTTACACGCTCACACTAGAGAGACGCCGAAGGGAATCAAGAGGTGTGACCAGAACAAGACGTGCAGAGGGAGGAGGGTGGTCTGAGGAGAGCTTACGGGTAGCGGCGGAGCGCGGCGACGGAGGAAGACGGCGGCGCAATCGAGGCCATCCCGACGCTCCCCTGCAGGACAATCGCGGAACCTGCTAACCAGCATCGGAGAGCACCAAATCAGCGACACAAGGTCAACAATCAAAATAGTCAAATTCGGGTTGTCCGAATACACGCGAGATCTGGGCCCGGGCAGACACGAAGGAATCAGCGACTCTGCCCGCTGACGATCGCACGAGCCTCGGAAACGAACTGGGGGCGCGGCAATGGCACTTACCGGTCGGGTGGTTGTCCGGCGAGGTCCCCGGAGGCGGCGAACAAGTGGCAAGGAGAGGAAAGAGAGCTTGGATTCCGTTTCTTGGAGTTGTGGTGGTGTTCCGGTGGGCGATTAGGGATGGGGTTGGTGTGGGTGGAGAAGAGGGGAGAGACAGGGCGCGTGATTTATAACGTGCGGGCACCAGCGCGGCAGGTTCGCGCTACTTGCCTCGACTCGCCTCTCGATGGAGTTTCTTGGGCGGGGGTTTGGTTTTGCTCGATCGATCTAGGCCGGATTCGCTACTCCTGCGGGTTGCCGAGTTTGGTTTGGTTTTGATTTTCTTATTAATCTTGCTATGTTTGTTTTTGGCGTTACGCACGCGGACAACAAGACTGAAAAACATCTCATGTCAACAGAGAAAAACCGAAAAAACATCTGATATCGCTCGGGTGAATGAGAGGGTCACAGAGGAGAGCCGAGAGTGGAGGAGGGGCCCGCCGCTGGAGGTTGTCATAAAGAAGCAGGCGGCGCTCGACGACTAGGATTAAGGCATGTACAATAGTAACACGTCGATTTTTTTTATCTAAGTGGTAGAGAGAGAATGGCGAGGATGAAGCAGCCCGTCTGTAGAATTACCGATCGTCTAGTACCGCAAAAGTCGTTGCTTAAAGATAGCTATTCTCTCGCTATACGTGAGGTGTCTGTAACTC includes:
- the LOC124687963 gene encoding E3 ubiquitin-protein ligase RING1-like, with product MPPDLLKQPCPGSYDADDYECPSPPPPPSSNGSRHLVTPLVVTAFVVLFLFLASLSIYCFIRRRRLRRQQQQSLLAGVQPDGTQPAAAAATDVEAGAPEDEAVQHHAWHIRTVGLDEAAIESIALTRYRPGTVLGAADCPVCLGEFLDGELLRLLPRCAHAFHAPCIATWLRAHVNCPLCRAHVVLDDDPAAGAADSNASPAHAEQASSGTETLDHEQPGQRQDEQDELRVQIDQCDQLSSPEPQRRRARDFRRVVSMDPSVVSARQQSGKDIPGNGGGAACCELPSGSGHLCQMKRSLSGGGRWSLGSRHRRARSSLLPS
- the LOC124692825 gene encoding probable bifunctional riboflavin biosynthesis protein RIBA 2, chloroplastic, which codes for MKSPGLTIAASLRKNVGFPADGYSENDDTLLRKSTSLRGQDHPTADSDLPLGSVAAAEIISTELSRVALADTFLNDEDDAELDLDSPTEGFASIADAIEDIRQGKLVIAVDDESRENEGDLILAASLVTPEAMAFIVRHSTGIVCVSMKEDDLERLNLPLMVSSKENEEKLCTAFTITVDAKEGTTTGVSAKDRAKTVMTLASPDSKPQDFNRPGHIFPLKYREGGVLKRAGHTEAAVDLAVLAGLPPVGVLCEIVDEDGSMARLPKLRVFAERENLKIISIADLIRYRRKRDRLIERASVARLPLRWGNVRAYCYRSIIDGIEHIAMVKGDIGDGQDILVRVHSECLTGDIFGSARCDCGDQLSMSMEMIEKAGRGVLVYLRGHEGRGIGLGHKLRAYNLQDDGRDTVEANEELGLPVDSREYGIGAQILRDIGVRSMRLMTNNPAKYIGLKGYGLSIVGRVPLVTPITTENRRYLETKRTKMGHVYSNRQANSQTQSTSSD